Proteins from one Microbacterium hatanonis genomic window:
- a CDS encoding ABC transporter permease, with protein MSTSAPANTRRSKPGELQSVWLVAEREIGSKLRSKSFIISSAFLLIVALAAVIWGGIAANNAGDDRIAIAVTSQTQSDVSGINGFDVTVADSADAATALVQDGTVEAALVPDASGGAFSYKVVADDSSPSDVLGLLAQTPSVELLNPAEAVNGALRYLVAIGFGIVFFAAATTFGATISQSVVEEKQTRVVEILISAIPVRSLLAGKVIGNTVLAMGQIIGLAVISIVGLAVTGQSELLSGLGAPLVWFAVFFLFGFVLLAALFAAAGAMVSRQEDIGSTTTPLMLLVMAPYFLVIFFNDNPVVLAVMSYVPFSAPVGMPLRLYLGDAQWWEPPLSLVILLATCAAAIWVGARIYQNTLLRMGARVKLTEALRS; from the coding sequence GTGAGCACCTCCGCCCCCGCGAACACCCGCCGGTCCAAGCCCGGTGAGCTCCAGAGCGTCTGGCTCGTCGCCGAGCGCGAGATCGGCTCGAAGCTCCGCAGCAAGTCGTTCATCATCTCGTCGGCGTTCCTCCTGATCGTCGCCCTCGCCGCGGTCATCTGGGGAGGCATCGCCGCGAACAACGCCGGCGACGACCGCATCGCGATCGCCGTGACGAGCCAGACGCAGTCCGACGTCAGCGGCATCAACGGCTTCGACGTGACCGTCGCCGACAGTGCGGATGCGGCGACCGCCCTCGTGCAGGACGGCACCGTCGAGGCGGCCCTGGTGCCCGATGCCTCCGGCGGCGCCTTCTCGTACAAGGTCGTCGCCGATGACAGCTCCCCGAGCGACGTGCTGGGCCTGCTCGCCCAGACCCCGTCGGTCGAGCTGCTGAACCCGGCCGAGGCGGTCAACGGCGCCCTGCGCTACCTCGTGGCCATCGGCTTCGGCATCGTGTTCTTCGCCGCCGCCACGACGTTCGGCGCGACGATCTCTCAGAGCGTCGTCGAAGAGAAGCAGACCCGCGTCGTGGAGATCCTCATCTCGGCGATCCCGGTGCGATCGCTCCTGGCGGGGAAGGTGATCGGCAATACGGTGCTCGCGATGGGTCAGATCATCGGCTTGGCCGTGATCTCGATCGTCGGGCTCGCGGTCACCGGCCAATCCGAGCTGCTCAGCGGACTCGGCGCACCGCTGGTGTGGTTCGCGGTCTTCTTCCTCTTCGGGTTCGTGCTGCTGGCCGCCCTGTTCGCGGCGGCCGGCGCCATGGTGTCGCGCCAGGAGGACATCGGCTCGACCACCACGCCGCTCATGCTGCTCGTGATGGCGCCCTACTTCCTCGTCATCTTCTTCAACGACAACCCCGTGGTGCTCGCCGTCATGTCGTACGTGCCGTTCTCCGCACCGGTGGGCATGCCGCTGCGTCTCTACCTCGGCGATGCGCAGTGGTGGGAGCCGCCGCTGTCGTTGGTCATCCTGCTCGCCACGTGCGCCGCAGCGATCTGGGTCGGCGCGCGCATCTACCAGAACACCCTCCTGCGGATGGGTGCCCGGGTGAAGCTGACCGAGGCGCTGCGCAGCTGA
- a CDS encoding ABC transporter ATP-binding protein: MLELTGITKSYGGRRVLDDVTFTVTQGRLTGFVGGNGAGKTTTMRIALGVLAKDGGRVALDGSPVTAADRRRFGYMPEERGLYPKMRVGEHIAYLARLHGFGKAEATTAAESLLDRLGLSERLRDNVETLSLGNQQRAQIAAALVHDPEVLILDEPFSGLDPLAVDVVAGVLQERAAAGTAVLFSSHQLDVVERLCDDLVIIADGTVRAAGARDALRAEHAGHRFELVSAGDAGWIRDEPGVTVVDFDGGYALFDAAETDAQRVLRRAVERGDVASFAPQHPTLAQIFKEVIQ, from the coding sequence GTGCTCGAACTGACCGGCATCACCAAGAGCTACGGCGGTCGCCGCGTGCTCGACGACGTGACGTTCACCGTCACCCAAGGACGCCTGACGGGCTTCGTCGGCGGGAACGGCGCCGGCAAGACCACGACCATGCGCATCGCGCTGGGCGTGCTCGCGAAGGACGGCGGTCGCGTCGCCCTCGACGGTTCGCCCGTCACCGCCGCCGACCGCCGCCGCTTCGGCTACATGCCGGAGGAGCGCGGGCTCTATCCGAAGATGCGCGTCGGCGAGCACATCGCCTACCTCGCCCGACTCCACGGTTTCGGAAAGGCAGAGGCGACCACGGCCGCCGAGTCGCTGCTCGATCGTCTGGGCCTGTCGGAGCGCCTGCGCGACAACGTGGAGACGCTCTCGCTCGGCAATCAGCAGCGCGCGCAGATCGCCGCAGCTCTCGTGCACGACCCCGAGGTGCTCATCCTCGACGAGCCGTTCTCGGGCCTCGACCCGCTCGCCGTCGACGTCGTCGCGGGCGTTCTGCAGGAGCGTGCCGCCGCCGGCACCGCCGTGCTCTTCTCTTCGCACCAGCTCGACGTCGTCGAGCGTCTCTGCGACGACCTCGTGATCATCGCCGACGGCACCGTGCGAGCCGCCGGGGCTCGCGACGCGCTCCGCGCCGAGCACGCCGGGCACCGTTTCGAGCTCGTCTCCGCGGGAGACGCCGGGTGGATCCGCGACGAGCCCGGGGTCACCGTCGTCGACTTCGACGGGGGCTACGCCCTTTTCGACGCCGCCGAGACCGACGCCCAGCGGGTGCTGCGTCGCGCGGTCGAGCGCGGCGACGTCGCCAGTTTCGCCCCGCAGCATCCGACCCTCGCCCAGATCTTCAAGGAGGTCATCCAGTGA
- a CDS encoding DUF3237 domain-containing protein has translation MTATPQAPSLTFLARLEVEVGDPVDLGVVAGEHRRIVPILGGTARGPELEAHVLPGGIDSQVLHADGRQVLRATYGLETTDGDRLFVENRGLRSGTPANLDRLARGEMVDPSLIYFRSHPRITAPAGRWEWMNTRLLVGTGERLPAAVRLNVFVID, from the coding sequence GTGACCGCAACGCCGCAGGCTCCGTCCCTCACCTTCCTCGCACGCCTCGAGGTCGAGGTGGGCGACCCGGTCGATCTCGGCGTCGTCGCCGGCGAACACCGCCGCATCGTCCCCATCCTCGGCGGCACTGCCCGCGGACCCGAGCTCGAGGCCCACGTTCTGCCGGGTGGGATCGACTCGCAGGTGCTCCACGCCGACGGACGCCAGGTGCTCCGCGCCACCTACGGGCTGGAGACGACCGACGGCGACCGGCTCTTCGTCGAGAACCGAGGCCTGCGGTCGGGCACCCCGGCGAACCTCGACCGCCTCGCGCGCGGCGAAATGGTCGATCCGTCGCTGATCTACTTCCGCTCGCACCCTCGGATCACCGCACCGGCCGGCCGGTGGGAATGGATGAACACACGGCTCCTCGTCGGCACCGGCGAGCGCCTCCCCGCCGCGGTCCGTCTGAACGTGTTCGTCATCGACTGA
- a CDS encoding response regulator, translating into MSDIRVLLVDDHAMMRAGFRTILSLQDDIEVVGEAANGAEAVSAASALHPDVICMDVQMPGMDGLEATRRIVSDPAVEAAVLIVTTFDRDDYLFEALSAGASGFLLKNAGPEELVSAVRVIAGGDALLAPEVTRRVIARFAGPDAEPAVSAAPTPHPASTSLTEREAEVLRLMAEALSNAEIAARLFIGDATVKTHVSNVLQKLGARDRVQAVVLAHRHGLT; encoded by the coding sequence ATGTCTGACATCCGCGTGCTTCTCGTCGACGACCACGCGATGATGCGCGCGGGCTTCCGCACGATCCTCTCGCTCCAAGACGACATCGAGGTCGTCGGCGAAGCCGCCAACGGTGCGGAGGCCGTGTCCGCCGCATCCGCCCTCCACCCCGACGTCATCTGCATGGATGTGCAGATGCCCGGTATGGACGGCCTGGAGGCCACGCGACGGATCGTCTCGGATCCCGCGGTCGAGGCCGCCGTGCTCATCGTCACCACCTTCGATCGCGACGACTACCTCTTCGAGGCGCTCTCGGCCGGAGCGAGCGGGTTCCTCCTGAAGAACGCGGGCCCGGAGGAGCTCGTCTCGGCGGTGCGCGTGATCGCGGGCGGCGACGCGCTGCTCGCACCCGAGGTCACCCGGCGCGTCATCGCCCGCTTCGCCGGACCCGACGCCGAGCCCGCGGTCTCCGCCGCACCGACTCCGCACCCGGCGAGCACGAGCCTCACCGAGCGGGAGGCCGAGGTGCTGCGTCTGATGGCCGAGGCGCTCAGCAACGCCGAGATCGCCGCCCGCCTCTTCATCGGCGACGCGACGGTCAAGACGCACGTGTCCAACGTGCTGCAGAAGCTCGGGGCCCGCGACCGGGTGCAGGCGGTCGTGCTCGCGCACCGCCACGGCCTCACCTGA
- a CDS encoding sensor histidine kinase, which translates to MIPTPAQRRADVVLAVVVFVGALISAALSAVAGMYGDGQAAMPLTVAYVVVLAVPLAFRRRWPATVAVVVSVAYFVAVTIRIPEIYAGNVAMFIALYTVGAWSTSRRRATIVRVAIIAGMFLWLTIVMLIDATGPVPGATEEAFSRAGAFSPYVAYTLLTFLLNALYFGGAYYFGERSHQQMRERAALEERTAELEREREVTAAQAVALDRVRIARELHDVVAHHVSLMGVQAGAARSVMPKDPDHAREILEGVESSARQSLAELRQLLATLRTPDGSDPEPDTAPTTRGLDAVTDLVEATRAAGMPTTFLVVGEEREVPGLVQVNLYRIAQEALTNARRHGGPHASAEVRLRYTDESVELEVSNTGRVGSGAPGLGQLGMRERAAVSGGAIEIGPRSRGGYLVRVRVPLTTKAAAHV; encoded by the coding sequence ATGATCCCCACCCCCGCGCAGCGGCGCGCCGACGTCGTCCTGGCCGTCGTCGTCTTCGTCGGCGCGCTGATCAGCGCCGCACTCTCGGCCGTCGCCGGGATGTACGGCGACGGCCAGGCCGCGATGCCCCTCACGGTCGCTTACGTCGTCGTGCTGGCGGTTCCGCTCGCCTTCCGGCGGCGCTGGCCGGCGACCGTCGCCGTCGTCGTCTCCGTCGCCTATTTCGTCGCGGTGACGATCCGCATCCCCGAGATCTACGCCGGCAACGTCGCGATGTTCATCGCGCTGTACACCGTGGGGGCATGGTCGACGAGCAGGCGTCGCGCGACCATCGTGCGGGTCGCGATCATCGCGGGCATGTTCCTGTGGCTCACGATCGTCATGCTCATCGACGCGACAGGACCGGTGCCGGGCGCGACCGAGGAGGCGTTCTCACGCGCGGGTGCGTTCTCCCCCTACGTCGCCTACACGCTGCTGACGTTCCTGCTCAACGCCCTCTACTTCGGCGGCGCCTACTACTTCGGCGAGCGCTCCCACCAGCAGATGCGCGAACGTGCGGCCCTCGAGGAGCGCACCGCCGAGCTCGAGCGGGAGCGGGAGGTCACCGCGGCCCAGGCCGTGGCCCTCGACCGGGTTCGGATCGCCCGCGAGCTGCACGACGTGGTGGCCCACCATGTCTCGCTCATGGGCGTGCAGGCGGGGGCCGCGCGCTCGGTCATGCCGAAGGACCCCGACCACGCCCGCGAGATCCTCGAGGGCGTCGAGTCGTCGGCTCGCCAGTCGCTCGCCGAGCTTCGACAGCTGCTCGCCACCCTGCGGACGCCCGACGGCAGCGACCCCGAGCCCGACACCGCTCCGACCACCCGCGGCCTCGACGCGGTGACCGATCTCGTGGAGGCGACGAGGGCGGCGGGCATGCCGACCACGTTCCTCGTCGTGGGCGAGGAGCGCGAGGTGCCCGGTCTCGTACAGGTCAACCTCTACCGGATCGCCCAGGAGGCCCTCACGAACGCCCGCCGGCACGGCGGACCGCACGCCTCCGCCGAGGTCCGCCTGCGCTACACCGACGAGTCCGTCGAGCTCGAGGTGTCCAACACCGGACGGGTCGGATCCGGCGCACCGGGCCTCGGACAGCTGGGCATGCGCGAGCGCGCCGCGGTGTCGGGCGGGGCGATCGAGATCGGCCCCCGCTCCCGCGGCGGATACCTCGTGCGCGTCCGCGTACCCCTGACGACGAAGGCGGCCGCCCATGTCTGA
- a CDS encoding NADPH-dependent FMN reductase encodes MTDYTIGYIVGSISSTSINRRLSKALKTVAPDGVTLVEIPIADLPFYSPDLDGDFPQVARDFKQAIADVDGVIILTPEYSRSIPGVLKNALDWSARPYGQASFDSKPTAVIGTSQGPISTAAAQQHLKTILSHYNAPVLGQPEGFIQSTPGLFEDDGEITNEGTAAFLRSYLEAFVELIGRYVPADASSSAKAA; translated from the coding sequence GTGACTGACTACACGATCGGCTACATCGTCGGCAGCATCTCGAGCACCTCGATCAACCGGCGCCTCTCGAAGGCACTGAAGACCGTCGCCCCCGACGGCGTGACGCTCGTCGAGATCCCGATCGCCGACCTGCCGTTCTACTCACCCGACCTCGACGGCGACTTCCCCCAGGTCGCCCGTGACTTCAAGCAGGCCATCGCCGACGTCGACGGCGTGATCATCCTCACCCCCGAGTACAGCCGCTCCATCCCCGGAGTGTTGAAGAACGCGCTCGACTGGTCGGCTCGCCCCTACGGACAGGCATCGTTCGACTCGAAGCCCACCGCGGTCATCGGCACCTCGCAGGGCCCCATCTCGACCGCGGCCGCGCAGCAGCACCTCAAGACGATCCTCAGCCACTACAACGCCCCCGTCCTCGGTCAGCCCGAGGGATTCATCCAGTCGACCCCCGGCCTGTTCGAAGACGACGGCGAGATCACGAACGAGGGAACCGCGGCGTTCCTCCGCTCGTACCTCGAGGCGTTCGTCGAGCTCATCGGGCGCTACGTTCCCGCAGACGCCTCGTCGTCGGCGAAGGCGGCCTGA
- a CDS encoding VOC family protein, translating into MSQIFVNIPTADLDRAKTFYTALGAEINPLFTNDDAACLVWDENIFVMVLTQDYFRTFTTKQLADTKTTAAVLVALSRDSREHVDQTLDAALAAGGHEHRDPTDYGFMYSRSVEDPDGTILEFVWMDPAAAVGGPEAGGAS; encoded by the coding sequence GTGAGCCAGATCTTCGTCAACATCCCGACCGCCGACCTCGACCGCGCGAAGACCTTCTACACGGCTCTCGGCGCCGAGATCAATCCGCTGTTCACCAACGACGACGCCGCCTGCCTCGTCTGGGACGAGAACATCTTCGTGATGGTGCTCACGCAGGACTACTTCCGCACGTTCACGACGAAACAGCTCGCCGATACGAAGACGACCGCAGCGGTGCTCGTCGCCCTGAGCCGTGACTCGCGCGAGCACGTCGATCAGACCCTCGATGCGGCGCTCGCCGCCGGTGGACACGAGCACCGCGATCCGACCGACTACGGCTTCATGTACAGCCGGAGCGTCGAAGACCCCGACGGTACGATCCTCGAGTTCGTCTGGATGGATCCGGCAGCTGCCGTGGGCGGACCGGAAGCGGGCGGAGCGAGCTGA
- a CDS encoding dihydrofolate reductase family protein, translating to MTGQIAIDLFTTLDGVGQAPGGPEEDPSDGFAFGGWQAPLFDETVDEQIDEGFDVMDALLLGRRTYDIFAAYWPKQLDGPVSEVARAFDAVPKYVASRGEPDLPWVNSHLLGPDLGAEIDALRQRHRSTHVIGSIDLARTLVRERLFDVLNLWVYPIVLGAGKRLFPDDGPPLGLELLQPPVASKKGAVLLRYGPGGEVRTGDMDDLGRD from the coding sequence ATGACCGGGCAGATCGCCATCGACCTCTTCACGACGCTCGACGGGGTCGGCCAGGCGCCGGGCGGGCCGGAGGAGGATCCCAGCGACGGCTTCGCCTTCGGCGGATGGCAGGCGCCTCTGTTCGACGAGACGGTCGACGAGCAGATCGACGAGGGCTTCGACGTCATGGACGCTCTCCTCCTCGGCCGCAGGACCTATGACATCTTCGCGGCGTACTGGCCGAAGCAGCTCGACGGGCCGGTGTCGGAGGTCGCTCGAGCCTTCGATGCCGTTCCCAAGTACGTCGCCTCCCGTGGCGAGCCCGACCTGCCCTGGGTGAACTCGCATCTGCTCGGTCCCGACCTCGGGGCCGAGATCGATGCCCTGCGGCAGCGGCATCGGAGCACGCACGTCATCGGCAGCATCGATCTTGCGCGCACCCTCGTTCGCGAGCGTCTTTTCGACGTGCTGAACCTCTGGGTCTATCCGATCGTGCTCGGTGCGGGCAAGCGGCTGTTCCCCGACGACGGGCCTCCGCTCGGGCTCGAGCTGCTGCAGCCGCCGGTCGCGTCGAAGAAGGGCGCCGTGCTGCTGCGCTACGGCCCCGGTGGCGAGGTGCGCACCGGCGACATGGACGACCTCGGCCGCGACTGA
- a CDS encoding HNH endonuclease signature motif containing protein — translation MFTGGDPSIHDGAFDESPERDEWFDADPVAAGRDGLDAVADVSTLMSVFAAQRFEHVESVRREAMAEAAVFRGRTTEILMRSLRLELATVLQVTEHTAERMLVTADGLVNRYPAMLDALSHARTTERHADVFVELVDQVEPELRDQVVPLAVDLATTHALGSFRRLLRKLVDTVRAATLSERHAEAIRERRVIVQPGEDGMSWVMLYTSAVKAHAIHHRATAIANVLADQEGEERSLDELRADVMVDLLVDGDVPAHPDTARGIRATVAVTVPVLSLLDDEHANTAPAVVEGVGPIPIDQAREICAGADGWMRVLTHPETGMVLSVGRDQYRTPAPLRKLVAWRAATCMAPGCGTPARRCQIDHQLAWEHGGTTELSNLAPLCVGHHTIKHHGGWRVTQIPDSGGALEWTSPGGRRFVVQPERKVPVFRPSPDDDHPPEAAAPF, via the coding sequence ATGTTCACAGGCGGCGATCCCTCGATTCACGACGGGGCGTTCGACGAGTCTCCCGAGCGTGATGAGTGGTTCGACGCCGATCCTGTGGCGGCGGGGCGTGACGGGTTGGATGCGGTGGCGGATGTGTCGACGTTGATGTCGGTGTTCGCGGCGCAACGGTTCGAGCACGTCGAGAGCGTCCGGCGGGAGGCGATGGCCGAGGCGGCGGTGTTCCGGGGGAGGACGACGGAGATCCTGATGCGGTCCCTCCGGCTCGAGCTCGCGACGGTGTTGCAGGTCACCGAGCACACCGCGGAGCGGATGCTGGTCACCGCCGACGGCCTCGTGAACCGGTACCCGGCCATGCTCGACGCGCTCTCCCACGCGCGGACGACGGAGCGGCACGCGGACGTGTTCGTCGAACTCGTCGATCAGGTGGAACCGGAGCTGCGCGACCAGGTCGTGCCGCTCGCCGTCGACCTCGCCACCACACACGCGCTCGGGTCATTCCGCCGCCTGCTGCGCAAGCTCGTCGATACGGTGCGGGCGGCGACGCTGAGTGAGCGGCACGCGGAGGCGATCCGGGAGCGGCGGGTCATCGTGCAACCCGGGGAGGACGGGATGAGCTGGGTGATGCTCTACACCTCCGCGGTCAAAGCCCACGCGATCCACCACCGCGCGACCGCGATCGCGAACGTCCTCGCCGACCAAGAAGGCGAGGAACGCTCCCTCGACGAACTCCGCGCGGACGTGATGGTCGACCTCCTCGTCGACGGCGACGTCCCAGCCCACCCCGACACGGCACGCGGGATCCGCGCGACGGTCGCCGTGACGGTGCCGGTGTTGTCGCTGCTCGATGACGAGCACGCGAACACGGCCCCGGCGGTGGTGGAGGGGGTCGGTCCGATCCCCATCGACCAGGCCCGGGAAATCTGCGCCGGCGCGGACGGGTGGATGCGGGTGCTCACCCACCCGGAGACCGGGATGGTGCTCTCCGTCGGTCGAGACCAGTACCGCACGCCCGCACCGCTCCGGAAACTGGTGGCCTGGCGGGCGGCGACCTGCATGGCCCCGGGATGCGGAACCCCCGCCCGAAGGTGCCAGATCGACCATCAACTCGCGTGGGAACACGGCGGCACCACCGAACTATCGAACCTCGCGCCCCTGTGCGTCGGGCACCACACCATCAAGCACCACGGTGGATGGCGAGTGACGCAGATCCCCGACAGCGGGGGCGCACTCGAATGGACATCCCCCGGCGGAAGACGGTTCGTGGTGCAACCGGAACGGAAGGTCCCGGTCTTCCGACCCTCACCCGACGATGATCACCCGCCCGAAGCCGCGGCACCCTTCTGA
- a CDS encoding exodeoxyribonuclease III translates to MRLATWNVNSIRARVTRTVEFAVREHIDVLAMQEIKCKNEQFPYAPFEDAGYHVVAHGLNQWNGVAIASREPITDVEIGFPGMPGFAKGHEGPDAPQEARAIGATIGGVKVWSLYVPNGRALDDPHYVYKLDWLSALQEYTASTLAQTPDLALALTGDFNIAPTDADNGAPGVVVGKTTHVSPPERAAFAALESAGLTDVVRPLVPTGFTYWDYKQLAFPRNEGLRIDFILGSHAFADAVRGAEIHRNERKGEVPSDHVPVVVDLDLTSAEDDDDRPMIFG, encoded by the coding sequence ATGCGCCTGGCCACCTGGAACGTCAACTCGATCCGCGCCCGCGTGACCCGCACCGTCGAGTTCGCCGTGCGCGAGCACATCGACGTGCTGGCCATGCAGGAGATCAAGTGCAAGAACGAGCAGTTCCCCTACGCGCCGTTCGAAGACGCGGGCTACCACGTCGTCGCCCACGGCCTGAACCAGTGGAACGGCGTCGCGATCGCGAGCCGTGAGCCGATCACCGACGTCGAGATCGGGTTCCCGGGGATGCCCGGTTTCGCCAAGGGGCACGAGGGTCCGGATGCTCCGCAGGAAGCGCGTGCGATCGGCGCGACGATCGGCGGGGTCAAGGTCTGGAGCCTCTACGTGCCGAACGGGCGCGCGCTGGACGACCCCCACTACGTCTACAAGCTCGACTGGCTGAGCGCTCTGCAGGAGTACACCGCCTCGACGCTGGCACAGACGCCCGATCTGGCACTCGCGCTCACGGGCGACTTCAACATCGCCCCGACCGACGCCGACAACGGCGCGCCCGGTGTCGTCGTCGGAAAGACCACTCACGTGTCGCCGCCCGAGCGGGCGGCCTTCGCCGCCCTCGAGTCGGCCGGCCTCACCGATGTCGTTCGCCCGCTCGTTCCGACCGGCTTCACATACTGGGACTACAAGCAGCTGGCGTTCCCCCGCAACGAGGGGCTGCGCATCGACTTCATCCTCGGCTCGCACGCGTTCGCCGACGCCGTGCGCGGCGCCGAGATCCACCGCAACGAGCGCAAGGGCGAGGTGCCGAGCGATCACGTACCCGTGGTCGTCGACCTCGATCTGACCTCGGCGGAGGACGACGACGACCGACCGATGATCTTCGGTTGA
- the pyrE gene encoding orotate phosphoribosyltransferase, which translates to MTVASTPELEADRQALIALIGEEAVFHGDFTLSSGKKATYYVDMRKLTLDHRAAPAIGRIMLDLMRQGLGEGWSDISAVGGLTLGADPIANAVLHESARAGDPVDAFVVRKEPKDHGRGRQIEGAEVAGARVIVVEDTSTTGQSALKAVEALRKEGAEVMAVAVIVDRKTGAQAAVEAAGLTWLAAIDLDDLGLAPQ; encoded by the coding sequence ATGACCGTCGCCTCCACGCCCGAGCTCGAAGCCGACCGCCAGGCCCTCATCGCCCTGATCGGGGAAGAGGCCGTCTTCCACGGCGACTTCACCCTCTCGAGCGGCAAGAAGGCGACGTACTACGTCGACATGCGCAAGCTCACCCTCGACCACCGCGCCGCGCCCGCGATCGGCCGCATCATGCTCGACCTCATGCGTCAGGGCCTCGGCGAGGGCTGGAGCGACATCTCGGCCGTCGGCGGGCTCACCCTCGGCGCCGACCCGATCGCGAACGCGGTGCTGCACGAATCCGCCCGCGCCGGCGATCCGGTCGACGCGTTCGTGGTGCGCAAGGAGCCGAAGGACCACGGTCGGGGCCGCCAGATCGAGGGCGCTGAGGTCGCCGGTGCGCGCGTCATCGTCGTCGAAGACACCTCGACCACGGGGCAGTCGGCGCTCAAGGCGGTCGAGGCGCTCCGCAAGGAGGGCGCCGAGGTCATGGCCGTCGCGGTGATCGTCGACCGCAAGACCGGCGCTCAGGCCGCGGTCGAGGCGGCCGGGCTGACCTGGCTCGCCGCGATCGACCTCGACGATCTCGGGCTCGCCCCGCAGTAG
- a CDS encoding YdeI/OmpD-associated family protein, producing MAAASDRERLAFADRDAWRAWLEANHATSAGVVVLRARAGSSRVLVSYDDAVRQALCFGWVDGTAQSHDAETSGILFTPRRPQSGWAATNKQRVRELEASGEMTDAGRRVIEIARANGAWDVLDGPEAGIEPSEFAAALDALPEARERWDAFPRSAKKLGLTQIATAKRPETRAARIARIVADAAQGKRP from the coding sequence ATGGCCGCAGCATCCGACCGCGAACGGTTGGCGTTCGCCGACCGTGATGCCTGGCGCGCCTGGCTCGAGGCGAATCACGCGACCTCTGCGGGGGTCGTGGTGCTGCGCGCGCGTGCGGGCAGCAGCCGGGTGCTCGTGTCGTACGACGACGCCGTTCGGCAGGCCCTCTGCTTCGGATGGGTCGACGGCACTGCGCAGTCCCACGACGCGGAGACGAGCGGCATCCTTTTCACACCGCGCCGCCCGCAGAGCGGGTGGGCCGCGACGAACAAGCAGCGGGTGCGCGAGCTCGAAGCCTCGGGCGAGATGACCGACGCCGGAAGGCGCGTGATCGAGATCGCCCGCGCGAACGGCGCCTGGGATGTGCTCGACGGCCCCGAGGCCGGCATCGAGCCGTCGGAGTTCGCCGCGGCGCTCGACGCCCTCCCCGAGGCCCGCGAACGATGGGATGCCTTCCCGCGTTCGGCGAAGAAGCTCGGGCTCACCCAGATCGCCACCGCGAAGCGGCCCGAGACGCGCGCCGCGCGCATCGCACGGATCGTCGCCGACGCGGCGCAAGGAAAGAGGCCCTGA
- a CDS encoding HAD-IIA family hydrolase produces MRTRGDIECWLTDMDGVLVHENVPIPGAADLLAQWREEGTPFLVLTNNSIYTPRDLSARLRASGLEVPEASIWTSALATADFLKSQKPGGTAFVIGEVGLTTALHEAGFIMTETDPDYVVVGETRNYSFEAITKAIRFIGAGARFIATNPDATGPSTEGVLPATGAISALITKAIGKEPYVVGKPNPMMFRSALNRIGAHSENTGMIGDRMDTDVVAGIEAGLHTVLVLTGISDQAEIDRYPFRPDEILGSVAELVRSEPIEIELSESELPDGL; encoded by the coding sequence ATGCGGACCCGGGGCGACATCGAGTGCTGGCTGACCGATATGGACGGCGTGCTCGTGCACGAGAACGTCCCCATTCCCGGGGCGGCCGACCTTCTCGCGCAGTGGCGCGAAGAGGGAACCCCCTTCCTCGTACTCACGAACAACTCGATCTACACGCCGCGCGACCTGAGCGCCCGGCTGCGGGCATCGGGTCTCGAGGTGCCCGAAGCATCCATCTGGACCTCGGCCCTCGCGACCGCCGACTTCCTGAAGTCGCAGAAGCCCGGCGGCACCGCCTTCGTGATCGGCGAGGTCGGGCTGACCACGGCACTGCACGAGGCCGGCTTCATCATGACCGAGACCGACCCCGACTACGTCGTCGTCGGAGAGACCCGCAACTACTCGTTCGAGGCGATCACGAAGGCGATCCGTTTCATCGGCGCCGGCGCCCGCTTCATCGCGACGAACCCCGACGCGACCGGCCCGTCGACCGAGGGCGTCCTCCCCGCCACCGGCGCGATCTCGGCGCTCATCACGAAGGCCATCGGCAAGGAGCCCTACGTCGTCGGCAAGCCGAACCCGATGATGTTCCGCTCGGCGCTGAACCGCATCGGCGCGCACTCCGAGAACACGGGCATGATCGGCGACCGCATGGACACCGACGTCGTCGCGGGCATCGAGGCGGGACTGCACACGGTGCTCGTGCTCACCGGCATCAGCGACCAGGCCGAGATCGACCGCTACCCCTTCCGACCCGACGAGATCCTCGGCTCGGTCGCCGAGCTCGTGCGGTCGGAGCCGATCGAGATCGAGTTGAGCGAGTCGGAGCTTCCGGACGGTCTCTGA